One region of Eubalaena glacialis isolate mEubGla1 chromosome 6, mEubGla1.1.hap2.+ XY, whole genome shotgun sequence genomic DNA includes:
- the LOC133093287 gene encoding 10 kDa heat shock protein, mitochondrial-like, with amino-acid sequence MARQAFRKFLPLFDRVLVERSAAETVTKGGIMLPEKSQGKVLQATVVAVGSGSKGKGGEIQPVSVKVGDKVLLPEYGGTKVVLDDKDYFLFRDGDILGKYVD; translated from the coding sequence ATGGCAAGACAGGCATTTAGAAAGTTTCTTCCCCTCTTTGACCGAGTATTAGTTGAAAGAAGTGCAGCCGAAACTGTAACCAAAGGAGGCATTATGCTTCCagaaaaatcacaaggaaaagtATTGCAAGCAACGGTAGTAGCTGTTGGATCAGGCTCTAAAGGAAAGGGTGGAGAGATTCAACCAGTTAGTGTGAAAGTTGGAGATAAAGTTCTTCTCCCAGAATATGGAGGCACCAAAGTAGTTCTAGATGACAAGGATTATTTCTTATTTAGAGATGGTGACATTCTTGGAAAATATGTCGACTAA